One segment of Nostoc piscinale CENA21 DNA contains the following:
- a CDS encoding LPS biosynthesis glycosyltransferase yields the protein MLELTLANKTSSHSQAILEKMRQNPEYTRINSQNQTFSSLQIADVIGRAFIIAYKEQTNLLQTVLIKEGLQCEVLRQKHQPQYKNFSPSYLCLLNHLRAWQIAARETQPTLIVEADFVPVLGFGKLPLPFDPNQTNVGMCWLYTCASQIYSVSANGYAEGFSVSTVAYIVTPQGAAKLIKFAEELMKNLEPNAYSTWDTYLDNFLRRHKLKNYIPFRNYGEHGGLPNLEHSRHGLSKTHRADVLCNQLAFMPMYATNQGVNYFTFFSVRLQARIKGIGRLLTGKFLRLPILKRSKVPARLANFAIRRQLFLYI from the coding sequence ATGTTAGAGTTAACCCTTGCAAATAAAACATCATCTCATTCTCAAGCCATACTTGAGAAAATGCGCCAAAATCCTGAATATACTCGAATAAACTCACAAAATCAAACTTTTTCTTCCTTACAAATTGCTGATGTTATTGGCAGAGCTTTTATTATTGCGTATAAAGAACAAACCAATTTACTGCAAACAGTTTTGATTAAAGAAGGTTTACAGTGTGAAGTCCTGCGACAAAAGCACCAACCACAGTATAAAAACTTTTCTCCTAGTTATCTCTGTTTACTCAATCATTTAAGAGCTTGGCAAATAGCAGCTAGGGAAACTCAACCCACTTTAATTGTTGAGGCAGATTTTGTTCCCGTTCTGGGGTTTGGCAAACTTCCTCTACCTTTTGACCCTAATCAAACTAATGTGGGTATGTGTTGGCTATACACTTGTGCATCTCAAATATATAGTGTTTCAGCCAATGGCTATGCAGAAGGGTTTTCTGTATCAACTGTTGCTTACATTGTTACTCCCCAAGGTGCAGCAAAATTAATTAAGTTTGCTGAAGAACTCATGAAAAACTTGGAGCCTAATGCTTATTCTACTTGGGATACTTATCTTGATAATTTTCTTCGTCGTCACAAGTTGAAAAACTACATTCCTTTCCGCAACTATGGAGAGCATGGCGGCTTACCTAATTTAGAACATTCTCGTCATGGATTAAGTAAAACTCATAGAGCAGATGTGTTATGTAATCAGCTTGCTTTTATGCCGATGTATGCTACCAATCAAGGCGTAAATTATTTCACTTTCTTCTCAGTGAGGCTACAAGCAAGAATAAAGGGAATAGGGCGTTTACTAACAGGGAAATTTCTGCGCTTACCAATTCTCAAACGTTCTAAAGTGCCTGCTAGGTTAGCTAATTTTGCTATTCGCCGACAACTTTTTCTTTATATCTAG
- a CDS encoding protein-glutamate methylesterase/protein-glutamine glutaminase has translation MPKIRVLVVDDAVLVRSRVSKILSSDPQLEVVGVAANGRIALAKIPQVNPDVVLLDVEMPDMNGLETLAALRPIYPNLPVIMFSTSTYAGAVATLEALSLGASDYATKPSNLGSVEAANEHIRQELIPKIKLFGAGIMAFSLINQFPAVVMPIPNKIIPVDVVAIGVSTGGPNALAELLSRIPADVSVPILIVQHMPPMFTKLLAERLSSKCQLQVREAVDGVELTAGDVWLAPGDFHVIVQREGTKVHLGVHQAPPENSCRPSVDVLLRSVAQVYGAGAIAVILTGMGQDGLHGCKCIREAGGQVLAQDEASSVVWGMPGFVVNAGLANRVVPLEQMADEIMQRVHLVQRSGL, from the coding sequence ATGCCAAAAATTCGGGTATTAGTTGTGGATGATGCGGTATTGGTTCGCAGTCGCGTCAGTAAAATTTTATCCAGTGACCCGCAACTAGAGGTAGTGGGAGTTGCGGCTAATGGTCGCATTGCCTTGGCAAAGATTCCGCAAGTTAATCCTGATGTTGTTCTCTTAGATGTGGAAATGCCAGACATGAACGGTTTAGAAACTCTGGCTGCCCTCCGACCAATTTATCCAAATCTACCAGTGATTATGTTTAGCACCTCCACATACGCTGGTGCGGTTGCTACTTTAGAAGCTCTTTCTTTAGGTGCTTCAGATTACGCCACCAAACCCAGTAATCTGGGAAGTGTAGAGGCTGCCAATGAACATATCCGCCAAGAATTAATTCCCAAAATTAAGCTATTTGGCGCAGGAATTATGGCATTTTCTCTAATTAATCAATTTCCTGCTGTTGTTATGCCCATCCCAAACAAAATAATACCAGTGGATGTGGTAGCGATTGGAGTTTCAACCGGAGGGCCGAATGCGCTGGCTGAATTACTCAGTAGGATACCCGCAGATGTTTCAGTTCCCATTTTAATTGTGCAACACATGCCGCCAATGTTTACAAAGTTACTAGCCGAAAGATTATCTTCTAAGTGTCAACTTCAGGTGAGGGAAGCAGTTGATGGCGTGGAATTAACTGCTGGTGATGTGTGGTTGGCACCTGGGGATTTTCATGTGATTGTGCAAAGAGAGGGAACAAAGGTGCATCTAGGAGTTCATCAAGCACCTCCAGAAAATTCCTGTCGTCCTTCGGTAGATGTATTGTTGCGTTCAGTTGCTCAAGTTTACGGTGCAGGTGCGATCGCGGTTATTCTCACAGGTATGGGTCAAGATGGATTGCATGGCTGTAAATGTATCCGAGAAGCTGGCGGACAAGTATTGGCACAAGACGAAGCTAGTAGTGTGGTTTGGGGAATGCCTGGTTTTGTGGTGAATGCTGGACTAGCAAATCGAGTTGTTCCCCTTGAGCAAATGGCAGATGAAATTATGCAGCGTGTCCATCTTGTTCAAAGGTCAGGTCTGTAA
- a CDS encoding IS1 family transposase — translation MQCPRCHSTQTAKNGRRKNRQCYKCKHCGRQFLESYHSWSYSNDIKQLCLKMYFKGMSLREIERVTEIHHTTVLNWLRQAQSSIDHVSKT, via the coding sequence ATGCAATGTCCTCGTTGTCATTCAACTCAAACAGCTAAAAATGGTCGTCGTAAAAACAGACAATGCTACAAGTGTAAACATTGTGGTCGTCAGTTTCTCGAATCTTACCATTCTTGGAGCTATTCAAATGATATCAAGCAACTTTGCTTAAAAATGTATTTCAAGGGGATGAGCCTCCGGGAAATTGAACGCGTCACAGAGATTCACCACACAACGGTTTTAAACTGGTTACGGCAAGCTCAGTCAAGCATAGATCATGTTTCTAAAACCTAA
- a CDS encoding chemotaxis protein CheX, translating to MNVTADQLDALQELINIGVGRAASLLNEMVDSHIQLEIPFVKILTATAAYEELNSRFHEASLASVKLSFTGSFDGTAGLIFPTESASALVSVLTGEEPGSDDLDAVKIGTLTEIGNIVINGVMGSISNVLKQHMNYTLPVYLEDKIDNLLLPANTSEATKILLAQARFVIAQLELIGDIILIFEVGTFDALIHVIDEEITLLADNSY from the coding sequence ATGAATGTGACAGCAGATCAACTAGATGCTTTACAAGAATTAATCAATATTGGAGTTGGTCGAGCCGCCAGTTTACTAAATGAAATGGTGGATTCCCACATTCAATTAGAAATTCCTTTTGTAAAAATTTTAACAGCAACGGCAGCTTATGAAGAATTAAATAGCCGATTTCATGAGGCGAGTTTAGCATCAGTCAAACTAAGCTTTACAGGCTCATTTGATGGCACTGCGGGATTAATTTTTCCTACGGAAAGTGCTTCAGCATTAGTGTCAGTTTTGACTGGGGAAGAGCCAGGCTCTGATGATTTAGATGCAGTAAAAATTGGTACCCTCACCGAAATTGGTAATATTGTCATTAATGGTGTTATGGGTTCTATTAGTAATGTGTTAAAGCAACACATGAATTATACTTTGCCTGTATATTTAGAGGATAAAATTGATAATTTATTATTACCAGCTAATACGAGTGAGGCGACTAAAATTTTACTAGCGCAAGCACGGTTTGTAATTGCACAATTAGAACTGATTGGTGATATTATTTTAATTTTTGAAGTGGGAACATTTGATGCGTTAATCCATGTGATTGATGAAGAAATAACCCTCTTGGCGGATAATTCTTATTAG
- a CDS encoding CheR family methyltransferase has product MVSQKNLRERYFKLLDNEWQIQDEIRKNIDFRQLNLVHSWSDLPNIDIILLRNVLIYFDINTKKKFTHQS; this is encoded by the coding sequence GTGGTCTCCCAAAAAAATTTGCGCGAGCGATATTTTAAATTATTAGATAATGAATGGCAAATCCAAGATGAAATTCGCAAAAATATCGATTTTCGCCAGCTAAATCTGGTTCATTCTTGGTCAGACTTACCTAATATTGATATTATCTTGCTTCGCAATGTTTTAATTTATTTTGATATAAACACTAAAAAAAAATTTACTCACCAAAGTTAA
- a CDS encoding chemotaxis protein CheA produces the protein MRNISVDFKNIKIKTKDRNLWLTNPMELTEIDNDDIEAFLVESNESLSQIERDIIELEKASVNRAALDRIYRSLHTLKGNCGFLPFPKLESLAHAGESLISCLRDSAKPSLENNSDRNVAVTPQIITALLQTVDSIRQLLSQIQTTKQEGDADYSTLICALTKLQENQQVIAVLSSSPTQPSEVEESAITGSESAYIRVNVSLLDQLMNLVGELVLTRNQVIDLSQRYKDSNLRATCQRLNLITSQLQEEVMKTRLQPISTIWQKFPRVIRDLAIAYGKQVTVEIQGADTEVDKSIIEAIKDPLTHLVRNCIDHGIESPTHRHTAGKSTTGNIYLKACYENSKVNIEISDDGRGLSPAELKMRAQQLGLVTPTQVEIMSDAAAINLIFLPGFSTAAQVTNLSGRGMGMDIVKSNIEKINGTIEIESQPGQGTKFQLKIPLTLTIIPALIVKSHGDRYAIPQASLQELVRLEPEQAHQQIETFYDVPVYPLRGNLIPLVNLNQVLHPSNPPHSALSTQHSALVLVVIQADNYQFGLIVDAVEDIQDIVVKPLGKQLQALSVFMGATIMGDGRVALIIDAVNLAKQAGLYEKHQLLSSHSDAHIPTEPEERQLILLFQGPQGAHMGIPVAIAFRLEEIPATAIEKVGNQDVVQTAGRILPVIDLQRIFPSQQPNPNKETETLQLVIVSPKVGLSVGLVVERILDIVEEPLTIKGMPSRPGVLFCAVIQGQITEILDIEAVINMVNPYLLQVSDRG, from the coding sequence TTGAGAAATATCTCTGTTGATTTTAAAAATATTAAAATTAAAACAAAAGATAGAAATTTATGGCTGACAAATCCAATGGAGTTAACAGAAATTGACAATGATGACATAGAAGCATTTCTTGTGGAAAGCAATGAAAGTTTGTCGCAAATTGAAAGGGACATCATTGAGTTAGAGAAAGCATCTGTCAATCGAGCAGCGTTAGATAGAATTTATCGCTCACTCCATACACTGAAAGGAAACTGTGGTTTTTTGCCTTTTCCCAAGCTAGAATCACTAGCTCATGCAGGAGAAAGTTTAATTTCTTGTTTGCGTGATAGTGCCAAGCCATCATTGGAGAACAATAGCGATCGCAACGTTGCAGTTACACCACAAATTATTACTGCCTTACTCCAAACCGTAGACAGCATCCGTCAGCTGCTATCGCAAATTCAAACAACCAAGCAAGAAGGCGATGCAGATTATTCTACACTTATTTGTGCTTTAACGAAACTACAAGAAAACCAGCAGGTAATTGCGGTATTATCATCATCGCCAACCCAGCCCAGTGAAGTGGAAGAAAGTGCCATCACCGGATCAGAATCAGCTTATATTCGCGTGAATGTGAGTTTGCTAGATCAACTAATGAACTTAGTCGGGGAACTGGTTTTAACCCGTAACCAAGTCATAGATTTATCCCAGAGATATAAAGATAGTAACTTGAGGGCAACTTGCCAGCGCCTGAATTTAATTACTAGCCAATTGCAGGAAGAAGTGATGAAAACTCGCCTGCAACCTATCAGTACAATTTGGCAAAAATTCCCTAGGGTAATTAGAGATTTAGCGATCGCATACGGTAAACAAGTAACTGTCGAAATTCAAGGAGCCGATACAGAAGTTGATAAAAGTATTATTGAAGCGATTAAAGACCCCTTAACGCATTTAGTCCGCAACTGTATTGATCATGGCATAGAATCACCAACTCATCGCCATACTGCGGGTAAGTCAACCACAGGTAATATATATTTGAAAGCTTGTTATGAAAACAGCAAAGTCAACATTGAAATTAGCGATGATGGACGCGGTTTATCGCCAGCAGAACTGAAAATGCGGGCGCAGCAACTAGGGCTAGTTACCCCTACACAGGTGGAGATAATGAGTGATGCAGCAGCCATCAATTTAATTTTCTTACCAGGCTTTTCCACCGCCGCACAGGTAACCAACCTTTCTGGGCGCGGTATGGGGATGGATATTGTCAAAAGTAATATTGAGAAAATTAATGGCACTATTGAAATAGAGAGTCAGCCGGGACAAGGAACCAAATTTCAACTCAAAATTCCCCTGACATTAACAATTATTCCAGCATTAATTGTTAAAAGTCATGGCGATCGCTACGCCATCCCCCAAGCCAGCCTGCAAGAATTAGTACGCTTAGAACCAGAGCAAGCACACCAACAAATTGAAACATTTTACGACGTACCAGTATATCCCCTGCGGGGAAATCTCATCCCCTTAGTTAACCTCAATCAAGTCCTACACCCATCAAACCCTCCCCACTCAGCACTCAGCACTCAGCACTCAGCACTAGTCCTAGTAGTTATCCAAGCCGACAACTACCAATTTGGACTAATTGTAGACGCAGTGGAAGACATACAAGATATTGTAGTCAAACCTTTAGGGAAGCAATTGCAAGCTTTATCTGTGTTTATGGGTGCGACAATTATGGGCGATGGCAGAGTAGCATTAATTATCGATGCAGTAAATTTGGCAAAACAGGCTGGACTTTATGAAAAACACCAGCTATTGTCCAGTCATTCTGATGCACACATCCCCACAGAACCAGAGGAACGCCAGTTAATTTTACTATTTCAAGGGCCGCAAGGCGCACACATGGGAATTCCCGTGGCGATCGCTTTTCGGTTAGAAGAAATTCCCGCTACTGCGATTGAAAAAGTGGGTAATCAAGATGTAGTGCAGACTGCTGGCAGAATTTTACCTGTAATTGACCTGCAAAGAATCTTCCCCAGTCAGCAGCCAAACCCTAATAAGGAAACCGAAACACTGCAATTAGTGATTGTTTCGCCCAAAGTCGGATTAAGTGTGGGCTTAGTTGTGGAGCGTATTCTTGATATTGTAGAAGAACCACTGACAATTAAAGGTATGCCTAGTAGACCAGGGGTTTTATTTTGTGCTGTGATTCAAGGGCAAATCACAGAAATATTAGATATTGAGGCTGTGATTAACATGGTTAACCCCTACTTGTTGCAAGTGAGCGATCGTGGCTGA
- a CDS encoding chemotaxis protein CheW yields the protein MAEQQLCTFWLNKTYFGIDVRHVQEVIRPQAITPVPLTPPDICGLINLRGQIITVIDLQQRLDMGEPARRNIQPEEPQGFNIVVCSDHEVVSLLVDDVGDVLEFPENTFQPPPATLKGRMRDILAGAYPLAEGFLFVIDTEKILNVKVI from the coding sequence GTGGCTGAACAACAACTCTGCACTTTTTGGTTAAATAAAACTTACTTTGGCATTGATGTGCGCCATGTTCAAGAAGTGATTCGTCCCCAAGCCATAACTCCTGTACCTTTAACACCACCAGATATTTGTGGGTTAATTAACTTGCGTGGGCAAATAATCACTGTCATCGACTTGCAGCAACGATTAGATATGGGTGAACCTGCTAGGCGGAACATCCAACCAGAAGAACCGCAGGGGTTTAATATCGTTGTATGTTCTGATCATGAAGTAGTGAGTTTACTAGTTGATGATGTTGGCGATGTCTTAGAGTTTCCCGAAAACACCTTTCAACCCCCACCCGCCACCTTAAAAGGTAGAATGCGTGACATACTGGCGGGAGCTTACCCACTGGCAGAAGGGTTTTTATTTGTTATTGATACTGAAAAAATACTCAACGTTAAAGTAATTTAG
- a CDS encoding methyl-accepting chemotaxis protein, translated as MATNRTGKTANSTSPTENNQNTTDVKLQPLLAALKAAKNGDFTVRLAVTDDGLGEIATVFNEWVSLNQNVSNEVGRIATEIGTEGKLGSQAVVKGAKGAWQELLHNINQMSANISEQIKSIQEVTLVVAQGNLSQHITAENAGEFQQLTDNANQMISRLRSSIKQMADVATAVASSAEELTAVSKEMTENAKQTAEQATSASVSAEQVNQNSITVVTAVEEMDASIREIAKTVAEGAKVAYQAVKTADRTNETIDKLGQSSIEIGKVIKVITSIAQQTNLLALNATIEAARAGDAGRGFAVVANEVKELAKQTASATEDISQRIEAIQTDTKSAMTAISQITDIISQINDLQSTIASAVEEQTATTNEIARNIAEAAQGTTDIAKSIGIVALNAQTTTIGASNTSAAATELARMAVDLQKVVTQFKY; from the coding sequence ATGGCTACAAACCGGACTGGGAAAACAGCCAACTCGACATCTCCCACAGAAAACAATCAAAATACCACAGATGTAAAACTACAACCTTTACTAGCCGCACTCAAAGCCGCCAAAAATGGAGATTTTACAGTCCGTTTAGCAGTTACGGATGATGGTTTAGGTGAAATTGCCACAGTATTTAATGAATGGGTGAGTTTAAACCAAAATGTCAGCAACGAAGTAGGACGCATCGCCACAGAAATCGGTACAGAAGGCAAATTAGGTTCTCAAGCTGTAGTGAAAGGTGCGAAAGGTGCTTGGCAAGAATTACTCCACAACATTAATCAAATGTCTGCCAATATTTCCGAGCAGATTAAAAGTATTCAAGAAGTTACCCTTGTTGTTGCTCAAGGTAATTTATCCCAGCACATCACCGCCGAAAATGCCGGAGAATTTCAGCAGCTAACTGATAATGCCAATCAAATGATTAGTCGTCTGCGTTCTTCTATCAAGCAAATGGCAGATGTAGCCACAGCCGTTGCATCCTCGGCGGAAGAACTCACCGCAGTGAGCAAAGAAATGACAGAAAATGCCAAACAAACCGCCGAACAGGCGACTTCCGCCTCCGTCTCAGCAGAACAAGTGAATCAAAATAGCATCACAGTAGTCACAGCAGTAGAGGAAATGGATGCCAGCATTCGAGAAATTGCCAAAACTGTTGCCGAAGGAGCAAAAGTCGCCTATCAAGCTGTCAAAACCGCCGATCGCACTAATGAGACAATAGATAAACTCGGTCAAAGTAGCATTGAAATTGGCAAAGTCATCAAAGTTATTACATCCATTGCCCAACAAACCAACTTACTCGCACTCAACGCCACCATCGAAGCCGCTAGAGCCGGGGATGCAGGGAGAGGATTTGCTGTCGTTGCCAACGAAGTCAAAGAACTCGCCAAACAAACAGCCAGCGCCACTGAAGATATTAGTCAACGCATCGAAGCCATTCAAACTGATACCAAAAGTGCGATGACCGCCATCAGTCAAATTACGGATATTATCAGCCAAATTAACGACCTGCAAAGCACCATTGCCAGTGCTGTAGAAGAACAAACAGCAACCACCAATGAAATTGCTCGCAACATAGCCGAAGCCGCCCAAGGCACAACAGATATTGCCAAAAGTATCGGCATTGTCGCCCTCAATGCTCAAACTACCACCATTGGAGCCAGTAACACTTCCGCCGCCGCCACCGAATTAGCCCGGATGGCTGTAGATTTGCAAAAGGTGGTGACGCAGTTTAAGTATTGA
- a CDS encoding ATP-binding protein, which produces MNRIEQAQEKYSLLDQIPLGTFVLDSEHTVLFWNCALEEWTKIPRYQILGNSIDDYFPHLHQPRYAIRLKQIFEGGPPTIFSSQLHKYVIPVRLPQDKYRIQHTTVTAVPALEGNGFYALFSIQDVTDLTFRVQEYKHLRDQALALAAERQQAKEAAESANRIKDEFLAIVSHELRSPLNPILGWAKLLRKRTLNEAASLRALETIERNAELQVQLIDDLLDISRILRGKLSLNLENVNLASTIKAALETVHLAAEAKSIQIQLHLDANIGQVKGDSGRLQQIVWNLLSNAVKFTPDGGQVNVYLTQVGSQAQIQVQDTGKGISGEFLPYVFEYFRQADSSITRRSGGLGLGLAIVRQLVELHGGRVWAESPGEGQGATFTVCLPAQPLNQELVIAEKKISGQFLSLFSDFSAPRRHQAVNRG; this is translated from the coding sequence ATGAACAGAATTGAGCAAGCCCAAGAAAAATATAGCTTGTTAGACCAAATTCCGTTGGGAACTTTTGTATTAGATTCGGAACACACCGTTTTATTTTGGAACTGTGCTTTAGAAGAATGGACAAAAATCCCCAGATATCAGATTTTAGGCAACTCAATTGATGATTATTTTCCCCATTTGCATCAACCTCGTTATGCTATCCGCCTAAAGCAAATTTTTGAAGGTGGGCCGCCGACAATTTTTTCTTCACAATTGCACAAATATGTGATTCCTGTACGCTTACCGCAAGATAAATACCGCATTCAACACACAACCGTAACGGCTGTACCTGCATTAGAGGGTAATGGGTTTTATGCACTGTTTTCAATTCAAGATGTGACTGATTTAACTTTTAGAGTCCAAGAATACAAGCACTTACGAGATCAAGCTTTAGCCTTAGCCGCAGAACGTCAGCAAGCCAAAGAAGCCGCCGAATCAGCTAACCGCATTAAAGATGAATTTCTGGCTATAGTTTCTCATGAACTGCGATCGCCCCTAAATCCGATTTTGGGTTGGGCAAAGCTACTACGCAAACGCACCCTCAACGAAGCCGCCAGTCTTCGCGCCTTAGAAACAATAGAACGCAACGCCGAGTTACAGGTGCAATTAATTGATGATTTATTAGATATCTCTCGGATTCTGCGTGGTAAATTATCACTGAATCTAGAAAATGTTAACCTCGCTTCGACCATTAAAGCAGCCTTAGAAACAGTGCATTTGGCCGCAGAAGCCAAATCAATCCAAATTCAACTGCATCTTGATGCCAATATTGGACAGGTAAAAGGTGATAGTGGCCGTCTGCAACAAATTGTTTGGAATTTGTTATCTAACGCCGTTAAATTTACCCCAGATGGCGGCCAAGTTAATGTTTACTTAACCCAAGTTGGTTCCCAAGCCCAAATCCAAGTTCAGGATACAGGTAAAGGTATTAGTGGAGAATTTTTACCTTACGTATTTGAATATTTTCGTCAAGCAGATAGCAGCATTACTCGCAGATCAGGTGGACTAGGGCTAGGCTTGGCAATTGTTCGCCAATTAGTTGAATTACATGGTGGCAGAGTTTGGGCTGAAAGTCCAGGTGAAGGACAAGGCGCAACATTTACAGTTTGTTTACCAGCCCAGCCATTAAATCAAGAATTAGTCATAGCCGAAAAAAAAATTAGTGGGCAATTCCTATCCCTTTTCTCTGATTTCTCAGCCCCTCGAAGGCATCAAGCTGTTAATCGTGGATGA
- a CDS encoding response regulator, with amino-acid sequence MSLVLIIDDAAFSRRMIRKFLQVDGYEILEASNGREGLEIVHQYQPSCVLADLLMPDMNGFEFLQALQNEGLNIPTIIISADIQESARNQSYSLGAINFINKPPKEQELRAAVQQAINTKE; translated from the coding sequence ATGAGCTTAGTGTTAATTATTGATGATGCGGCTTTTTCTCGCAGGATGATTCGGAAGTTTTTGCAAGTTGATGGGTATGAAATATTAGAAGCCAGCAATGGACGTGAAGGATTAGAAATAGTTCATCAATATCAGCCTAGTTGTGTGTTAGCTGATTTACTAATGCCAGATATGAATGGGTTTGAATTTCTCCAGGCTTTACAAAATGAAGGCTTAAACATTCCCACAATTATTATTTCCGCAGATATTCAAGAAAGCGCCCGGAATCAAAGCTATAGTTTAGGTGCAATTAACTTTATCAATAAACCACCCAAAGAACAAGAATTACGCGCAGCAGTACAGCAAGCTATTAACACCAAGGAATAG
- a CDS encoding response regulator, giving the protein MMIWIQGNLWHFFLEQQGAIVTTAASAHTAWEAIAQSPPDLILSDLGMPDVDGYALIRKVRSLPADQGGTIPAIALTAYAAETTQRLVFAAGFQLHIAKPADPAKLITAIAGLVHK; this is encoded by the coding sequence ATGATGATCTGGATACAAGGGAATTTATGGCATTTTTTTTTGGAACAGCAAGGAGCCATTGTCACCACAGCTGCATCTGCCCATACGGCCTGGGAAGCCATCGCACAGTCGCCCCCAGATTTAATCTTAAGTGATTTGGGGATGCCAGATGTTGATGGCTATGCTTTGATTCGCAAAGTGCGATCGCTTCCGGCTGATCAAGGTGGTACAATTCCTGCGATCGCCCTCACTGCTTACGCTGCCGAGACAACACAACGACTAGTCTTCGCAGCCGGATTTCAACTGCACATAGCTAAACCCGCCGATCCTGCCAAATTAATCACAGCCATTGCTGGACTCGTTCATAAGTAA
- a CDS encoding CheR family methyltransferase, with product MKQTKSINTADFDYLRQLVHQHSAVVLDGDKTYLAELHLQPIAEAAGFDTITELIAYMRHQPVSDLHIQAIEALVTNETSFFRDIYPFEALKQLVLPELIKKRRVERSLNIWCAACSHGQEPYSIAILLREYFPLLANWSVQIIASDFSGKVLERAKAGRYNQLEIKRGLPKKFARAIF from the coding sequence ATGAAACAGACAAAGAGTATAAATACTGCGGATTTTGACTATTTACGGCAATTAGTTCATCAGCATTCAGCCGTGGTGTTAGATGGCGATAAAACTTATTTAGCCGAATTACATTTGCAACCAATTGCGGAAGCAGCAGGATTTGATACTATTACCGAATTAATTGCTTACATGCGGCATCAGCCTGTGAGTGATTTACATATTCAAGCAATTGAGGCATTAGTTACTAACGAAACTTCATTTTTTCGTGATATCTATCCTTTTGAAGCTTTGAAACAATTGGTATTGCCAGAGTTAATAAAAAAACGGCGAGTTGAGCGATCGCTTAATATTTGGTGTGCGGCTTGCTCTCATGGACAAGAACCTTATAGTATTGCTATTCTCCTGCGAGAATATTTTCCTTTATTAGCTAATTGGTCTGTTCAAATTATTGCTAGTGACTTTTCTGGTAAAGTATTAGAACGGGCAAAAGCTGGGCGTTATAACCAATTAGAAATTAAACGTGGTCTCCCAAAAAAATTTGCGCGAGCGATATTTTAA
- a CDS encoding DUF11 domain-containing protein gives MKFIKNWKQKKMILLLLLPGFFSLGITAVIAEETTNTAVLGGDNIQSVTSNTVFFTRGATALEIIKTADRIAVEPGDTVIYRLAIRNTGNSPASNITLTDTLPLGLNFEMRSLQVSLTSNNTTTPVTVSSSQDKRTVTINYAGTIPAQGTMNVVYAVTVTPDAVRGTGKNLAVAAAGSIRSNTASHLLKIRPGIISDCATLIGRVFIDKNFDGEQQPGEPGIPNAVIYMDDGNRILTDANGMFSLANVIAGNRTGTLDLTSLPGYSLAPNLYNIEKNSQSRLVRLAPRSMGRMNFAVTPASGEARK, from the coding sequence ATGAAGTTTATAAAAAACTGGAAGCAGAAGAAGATGATTCTGCTTCTGCTTCTACCTGGATTTTTTTCACTTGGAATTACAGCCGTAATTGCTGAAGAAACTACTAATACAGCCGTGTTGGGAGGCGACAATATTCAGTCTGTTACTTCTAATACTGTGTTTTTTACTAGAGGTGCAACTGCGTTAGAGATTATTAAAACCGCCGATCGCATCGCCGTTGAACCAGGTGATACCGTTATTTATCGGCTGGCTATCCGTAACACTGGTAACTCTCCCGCCAGCAATATTACCCTGACTGATACCCTGCCTCTCGGCTTGAATTTCGAGATGCGATCGCTGCAAGTATCTTTAACCAGCAATAACACCACCACACCCGTAACTGTATCGAGTAGTCAAGATAAGCGCACAGTAACTATCAACTACGCTGGTACTATCCCTGCACAGGGAACGATGAATGTAGTCTATGCAGTCACAGTCACACCCGATGCTGTTCGCGGAACAGGTAAAAATCTCGCAGTCGCCGCCGCAGGTAGCATCCGCAGTAACACAGCCAGCCATTTACTCAAGATTCGTCCCGGTATTATCTCCGATTGTGCAACTTTAATTGGACGAGTCTTTATTGATAAGAACTTTGATGGTGAACAACAACCAGGAGAACCAGGGATACCCAACGCCGTAATTTATATGGATGACGGGAACCGCATCCTTACCGATGCCAATGGGATGTTTTCTCTCGCCAATGTGATTGCAGGTAATCGGACTGGAACTTTAGATTTAACCAGCCTACCTGGATATAGCCTCGCACCCAACCTCTACAACATCGAGAAAAATAGCCAATCGCGCCTCGTCCGACTCGCACCCAGAAGTATGGGACGGATGAATTTTGCAGTCACACCAGCATCAGGGGAGGCGCGTAAGTAA